The following proteins are co-located in the Citrobacter freundii ATCC 8090 = MTCC 1658 = NBRC 12681 genome:
- the yjcO gene encoding Sel1 family TPR-like repeat protein YjcO — protein MKQLIALMFFMTFFAHASDTEPGSQYLQAAEAGDRRAQYFLADTWFSSGDLSKAEYWAQKAADNGDADACALLAQIKITNPVSLDYPQAKTLAEKAAKAGSKAGELTLARILVNTQAGHTDYPKAITLLQNASEDLENDSAVDAQMLLGLIYANGVGIPADDEKATWYFKRSSAISRTGYSEYWAGMMFLNGEQGFIVKNKQKALHWLNLSCMEGFDTGCEEFEKLTNG, from the coding sequence ATGAAACAACTCATTGCATTGATGTTCTTTATGACATTCTTTGCCCATGCCAGTGATACTGAGCCAGGAAGCCAGTACTTACAGGCCGCTGAGGCAGGGGACCGTCGCGCACAGTACTTTCTTGCCGATACCTGGTTCAGTTCGGGCGATTTGAGCAAAGCCGAGTATTGGGCGCAAAAAGCCGCCGACAATGGCGATGCCGACGCCTGCGCGCTCCTGGCGCAAATCAAAATTACGAATCCGGTCAGTCTGGATTACCCCCAAGCCAAAACGCTGGCGGAAAAGGCAGCCAAAGCGGGCAGTAAAGCGGGAGAACTGACCCTGGCGCGGATTCTGGTCAACACCCAGGCAGGACACACAGATTACCCCAAAGCCATTACCTTGCTGCAAAACGCCTCTGAAGATCTGGAAAATGACTCCGCCGTCGACGCGCAAATGCTGCTCGGGCTGATTTACGCCAACGGCGTGGGGATCCCCGCAGACGATGAAAAAGCGACATGGTATTTCAAACGCAGCTCCGCCATCTCCCGCACCGGTTATTCCGAGTACTGGGCCGGAATGATGTTCTTAAACGGCGAGCAGGGTTTTATCGTGAAGAATAAACAGAAGGCGCTACACTGGCTGAATCTGAGCTGTATGGAAGGGTTCGATACCGGCTGTGAAGAGTTTGAAAAGTTAACAAACGGGTAA
- the gltP gene encoding glutamate/aspartate:proton symporter GltP, which yields MKNLKVSLAWQILIAMVLGILLGSYLHYHSDSREWLVVNLLSPAGDIFIHLIKMIVVPIVISTLVVGIAGVGDAKQLGRIGAKTILYFEVITTVAIILGITLANVFQPGSGIDMSQLATVDISKYQNTTAEVQSHAHGLMGTIVSLVPTNIVASMAKGDMLPIIFFSVLFGLGLSSLPATHREPLVTVFRSISETMFKVTHMVMRYAPVGVFALIAVTVANFGFASLWPLAKLVLLVHFAILFFALVVLGIVARICGLSIWILIRILKDELILAYSTASSESVLPRIIEKMEAYGAPASITSFVVPTGYSFNLDGSTLYQSIAAIFIAQLYGIDLSLWQEIVLVLTLMVTSKGIAGVPGVSFVVLLATLGSVGIPLEGLAFIAGVDRILDMARTALNVVGNALAVLVIAKWEHKFDRKKALAYEREMLGKFDKTANH from the coding sequence ATGAAAAATTTGAAAGTCAGCCTGGCATGGCAGATTCTAATCGCCATGGTGCTGGGCATTCTGCTAGGGAGTTACCTGCATTACCATAGCGACAGCCGCGAATGGCTGGTGGTCAACCTGCTGTCTCCGGCGGGCGATATCTTTATCCATCTGATCAAAATGATCGTCGTGCCGATTGTTATCTCCACGCTGGTGGTTGGTATTGCCGGGGTGGGTGATGCAAAACAGCTGGGCCGTATTGGCGCCAAAACCATTCTCTATTTCGAAGTGATCACCACCGTAGCGATTATTCTTGGCATCACGCTGGCGAATGTTTTCCAGCCGGGTTCCGGGATTGATATGTCGCAACTGGCGACCGTGGATATTTCGAAATATCAAAATACCACCGCAGAAGTGCAGAGCCACGCGCATGGCCTGATGGGCACGATTGTGTCGCTGGTGCCGACTAATATCGTCGCGTCGATGGCGAAAGGCGATATGTTGCCGATTATCTTCTTCTCGGTGCTGTTTGGTTTAGGCTTGTCTTCACTACCAGCAACCCACCGCGAGCCGCTGGTGACTGTGTTCCGCTCGATTTCAGAAACCATGTTTAAAGTGACCCACATGGTGATGCGTTATGCGCCAGTCGGTGTTTTTGCGCTGATTGCTGTGACCGTCGCGAACTTCGGTTTTGCCTCACTGTGGCCGCTGGCGAAACTGGTGCTGTTGGTACATTTTGCCATCCTGTTCTTCGCGCTGGTGGTGCTGGGGATTGTGGCGCGTATCTGCGGTCTGAGCATCTGGATCCTGATCCGCATTTTGAAAGATGAGCTGATTCTGGCTTACTCTACCGCCAGTTCCGAGAGCGTACTGCCGCGTATTATCGAGAAGATGGAAGCCTATGGCGCACCGGCTTCAATCACCAGCTTTGTGGTGCCGACCGGCTACTCATTCAACCTTGATGGTTCAACGCTGTACCAGAGTATTGCCGCGATCTTTATTGCGCAGCTGTATGGTATCGACCTGTCGCTGTGGCAGGAAATCGTGCTGGTGTTGACGTTGATGGTGACCTCGAAAGGGATTGCGGGCGTGCCGGGCGTCTCCTTCGTGGTACTGCTGGCTACGCTTGGCAGCGTGGGGATCCCGCTGGAAGGCCTGGCGTTTATTGCCGGTGTTGACCGTATCCTCGACATGGCGCGTACCGCGCTGAATGTGGTGGGGAATGCGCTGGCGGTGCTGGTTATCGCCAAGTGGGAGCACAAATTTGACCGCAAGAAGGCGCTGGCTTACGAGCGCGAGATGCTGGGTAAATTTGATAAGACCGCTAATCATTAA
- the nrfG gene encoding heme lyase NrfEFG subunit NrfG, which translates to MSQCEPLLRPMPVKRLTAAAVLMVVACIGGYLLTPKWQAVRQEQTRLADPLHAFSDENIQEKQLLFLQSQIRANPRDGVKWAQLGEYYLWQNAYHNALLAYEQALRVGGENAEIYSAMATVLYYQAGQHMAPPTREMIDKALALDPAEVTALMLLASDAFMQADYAQAISVWQKVMDLNSPRVNRAQLVDSINMAKLLQNRQK; encoded by the coding sequence ATGAGCCAGTGCGAGCCGCTGTTACGCCCAATGCCCGTGAAGCGGCTGACCGCTGCGGCGGTACTGATGGTTGTGGCCTGCATTGGAGGCTACCTGTTGACGCCAAAATGGCAGGCGGTTCGTCAGGAGCAGACGCGACTGGCGGACCCTTTACATGCTTTCTCTGATGAAAATATTCAGGAAAAACAGTTGCTTTTTCTGCAATCGCAGATTCGAGCCAATCCACGGGACGGCGTGAAATGGGCGCAACTCGGGGAGTACTATCTTTGGCAAAACGCGTATCATAATGCGCTGCTGGCCTACGAGCAGGCGCTGCGTGTCGGCGGTGAAAATGCTGAGATCTATTCAGCGATGGCAACGGTATTGTATTACCAGGCCGGACAACATATGGCGCCGCCCACTCGCGAGATGATTGATAAGGCCTTGGCGCTGGACCCGGCAGAGGTCACCGCGCTGATGTTGTTAGCCTCAGATGCGTTTATGCAGGCAGACTACGCCCAGGCTATTTCAGTTTGGCAAAAAGTTATGGATTTAAACTCGCCGAGGGTGAACCGGGCACAGCTCGTTGACTCTATTAATATGGCGAAGTTGTTGCAGAATCGGCAAAAATAA